One window of Lytechinus variegatus isolate NC3 chromosome 2, Lvar_3.0, whole genome shotgun sequence genomic DNA carries:
- the LOC121408963 gene encoding tetratricopeptide repeat protein 28-like isoform X1 — protein MMKWQPAKKAYYRQGVALQCLGRHADALAAFASGLAQDPKSLQLLAGLVEAAVKSPLKDNFEPTYKQLVSMNLDKSPFVIISVIGQELLAAGYHASSLVVLESALKIGTSSLKLRGSVFSALSSAHWGLGNTDKAISYMHQDLSVAKSLSDHVGECRAHGNLGAAYFSQGNYKEALTHHHFQLYLAMKQKDRNVAASALSSLGHVYSAIGDFPNALTTHKQCVTLARQLNDKQFEAREIGNVGAVQLALGDFDKALECHKQHLDIAKQLENRTEEARAYSNLGSAFHYQRNFEKASHYHNEVLSIAKEHENRAMEARAYAGLGHAARCSGDLNTGKQCHEQQLNIALSTKDKVMEARACSNLGIVYQQQGQYDTALKWHKAHMNIATEMNDRASMGRAYGNMGNAYSALNQHEQAIKYHKQELTISREVNDRGAEACTHGNLAVAYQAMNMKDKAMEHYQSHLSIAGELKDKASEARALSNLGNYFSSKGEFQQAIPFYERYLALAKEVKDLEGQGKAYHNLGYALYSLGNYKAAVQYYEKDLLLARDQKDKVWMGRAYCNLGLAYRTLGNFERAEDCQKCFLTITQQVKNAPGKFRALGNLGDIYMAKKDTDGAVRFYEQQLQLAKVVSNKALEATAFGALGAAQRKLKHFDKALAHHTQELQLYQELNDLKGECKAHSHLGAVHTSLGKYLDAFKCYEEQLERARELNDGPIQAQAYGNLGITKMNMNLFEDALGYFEEQLGALEQLGGNMVLQNRASAFANLAECYEALNDLEEAVKCYEQYLLIAQSIRNLEEQDKAYHGLGNVHRSLGNLQQASFCYEKRLLLAHETNSATAKASAYGELGCLHSLMGNFEQAISCLENQMRITLEANDKAGQADAACGLGGVYQQMGEFEKALEFHEDDLKIAEETSNLSCQGRAFGNLGVTHESLGNYQKAIVYQEQHLSIAAQVNDRVAKTLAYASLGRVHHALGNHSQSVTYFKQGLQIANQLGRKEDEAKIRHRLGLALWSISKLEDAQHELYRAAEIFEEIRRDAHGSGEYKISLFDAQSASYQALQRVLVALDRADEALAVAERGRTRAFVDLLMERQSGNETVPLDTTLMTNDQIQDLVSRQSAHILYFSIADGHLYSWLMNPTDGIVKFHDCDLAHIDKDTKPDDQSSTASSTTSLPSLNLTNGISYSCTALLEQYISHAREALGVDTHIHYNGDITSETESEADELLQQHLEELSAKLDSDRSGFLRLTNRNNIINSSSRSIASLASQLSGGLGSLNGSIARREAANKLLRHKSWSGKPPLRALYDVLIAPLEDALPQPNGPDTPRTDLVLVLEGDLYLVPFSILKGGSSTESFHERFNVRMVPSLRALNLNLYWEQRTPTSSGMQPALIVANPKLPPSVIDKWGWSGMAGSEQEASTVSELLGVKSLTGASATKEGVLRGIESAECLHFATHVSWKLSALVLSPKDPTHIQSASPIHLTSANNPNSPEQLDLNDMNSPEPHARNGSRPDIPSLSDFLLTAADILDLHLTAKLVVLSPYGNEGRGGARITSDSVIGLARSFLAAGAQSVLVPLWSMPESAVQVFIRALYDKLLGGSKASLAVAEAMKSVREVKQFAHPSNWAGFALVGCDARLSNKSAMFGNALGDILTTPSKCRDALRVLLHLIEKSLQRINRGQTNPMYTTQLSITKRVGPVRGWQELLKSVGFRFEEEISSSIPPSVFFPQSDPGDRLLQASSSLQALLGLTNQTNLAISKLLPFPEAALEIIEMLGTLLIELEKLRREHRGESPVLEASSLHIPSYLESPGTVQKHMLQHVQSKYSRDGEGGMQLPVNVKLWQTPGCHELLSSLGFDVIDMGPEEVLLITRKQVSRRFIHYTLQGLLAIFNPSEAPKTLPLESFSSMESLNSETSGTSMSGMSGFSMSAMSGTSIISSHSLKSGDVPVSKPPKVSSRSMMRSVKEGRQNHLHATTSTPKAHNWRGDFSNTSMSSMGLHNPELSPVSPSPPPIPEGRKESDSNKSDKRLGHLGIPQEVLAFLQDENAFSPESVPPPLTLKAESPVSISSQRSSRESLIGGTNSPVAGTVNPAFIDETDDIVSERGYTLAALRRMSPTARGKPVVNRPSRSPSPGDVFLPNAAATSLGQTSKNSSRGNSPSGKSAVAGRARRQSSTDSVDSTTKGARQKSRTSPLQTLGHENIAMKILKDTMKHMTAVERMQQYSDLQHNREKLRRNSSQDRASPLEQETKFNSTSSNNNNSAATSNKSAAQVNNPVSATVVESKIQHHTANAESMSAPTTSLVGRLEKAGRKPPPPIKAKPLFDKSRNLTANNQSTHSKPNGSIPHTTNGFNPQGTNSINGPTRTTFGPIPYRPNNSHPRESRTSDSSDKSSDYPRSSISSDPDSSHQTPPYNSHSIHNKSTLPLTKPISYSSPPDYKQVMLSRQKNLNPSPNNTSDHSSSSPSTQLSSGQNIGRRPGSALSTNSSLYSSTSSIQSVIHVPTAGSANRQTPPRQLATARQGSLDSNASTDSLGLTMSPRTPQSPNRPLMNGGIRSPLASPRDHTVMTKDGERKIVGQRVFQSSPC, from the exons GTGACCATGTAGGTGAATGTAGGGCTCATGGAAACCTGGGAGCAGCATACTTCTCTCAGGGTAACTACAAGGAAGCCTTAACTCACCATCACTTTCAACTCTATCTCGCTATGAAGCAGAAAGATCGCAATGTAGCAGCATCAGCACTCAGTAGTTTAG GTCATGTATACTCAGCGATTGGAGACTTCCCCAATGCACTCACAACACACAAGCAATGTGTCACTCTGGCACGACAACTCAATGACAAACAGTTTGAAGCTCGGGAGATTGGAAATGTTGGCGCTGTCCAGCTTGCACTAGGAGATTTTGACAAGGCATTGGAATGCCACAAACAGCACTTGGACATTGCTAAACAGCTGGAGAATAGAACTGAGGAAGCGAGAGCATACAGTAATTTAGGAAGTGCTTTTCATTATCAGAGGAACTTTGAGAAGGCATCTCATTATCACAATGAGGTGCTGTCAATTGCGAAGGAACATGAGAATCGTGCAATGGAAGCAAGGGCCTATGCAGGACTTGGACATGCTGCCAGGTGTTCAGGGGATCTGAACACAGGTAAGCAGTGCCATGAACAGCAACTCAATATAGCACTCAGCACCAAAGACAAGGTCATGGAAGCGAGGGCCTGTTCCAACTTGGGGATAGTGTATCAGCAGCAGGGACAGTATGACACAGCCTTGAAGTGGCACAAAGCACATATGAACATAGCAACGGAAATGAACGACAGAGCAAGCATGGGACGTGCATATGGTAACATGGGCAATGCGTACAGTGCCTTGAACCAGCATGAACAAGCCATCAAGTATCACAAACAAGAACTGACCATCTCACGTGAAGTAAATGATAGGGGAGCGGAAGCATGCACCCATGGTAATCTTGCTGTTGCCTATCAGGCTATGAACATGAAGGACAAAGCCATGGAGCATTATCAGAGCCATTTATCAATAGCTGGTGAACTAAAAGACAAAGCAAGTGAGGCAAGAGCATTGAGCAACCTTGGTAACTATTTTAGTTCTAAAGGAGAATTTCAACAAGCCATTCCTTTCTATGAGAGATACCTCGCATTAGCCAAAGAGGTCAAAGATCTAGAAGGACAAGGAAAAGCTTACCATAATCTAGGGTATGCTCTCTACTCATTAGGAAATTATAAGGCCGCAGTACAATACTATGAGAAAGATCTTCTGCTAGCAAGGGACCAGAAGGACAAGGTATGGATGGGAAGGGCCTATTGCAATCTAGGTCTTGCTTACAGGACGTTAGGTAACTTTGAAAGGGCAGAAGATTGCCAGAAGTGCTTCTTGACAATCACTCAGCAGGTCAAGAATGCTCCTGGCAAGTTCAGGGCTTTGGGTAACCTTGGGGATATCTATATGGCTAAAAAGGATACAGATGGGGCTGTGAGATTCTATGAGCAGCAGTTACAACTCGCAAAAGTGGTCAGCAACAAGGCACTTGAAGCTACAGCATTTGGTGCATTAGGTGCTGCTCAGAGGAAACTGAAACACTTTGACAAAGCACTGGCACACCACACACAAGAGCTGCAGCTGTACCAGGAACTTAATGATCTTAAAGGAGAATGTAAGGCTCATAGTCACTTAGGTGCTGTGCATACTTCATTAGGAAAATATTTGGATGCTTTCAAATGTTACGAGGAACAACTGGAAAGAGCGCGAGAGCTTAATGATGGACCCATTCAAGCACAAGCCTATGGCAATCTAGGTATaaccaaaatgaatatgaacCTCTTTGAAGATGCTCTGGGTTACTTTGAGGAACAACTTGGAGCTCTGGAACAATTAGGTGGCAATATGGTGCTTCAGAATCGTGCAAGTGCTTTTGCAAATTTAGCAGAGTGCTATGAAGCACTGAATGATTTAGAAGAAGCTGTAAAATGTTATGAACAATATCTTCTCATAGCACAAAGTATAAGAAATCTAGAAGAGCAGGACAAAGCTTATCATGGTCTAGGAAATGTCCATCGATCACTAGGTAATCTCCAACAAGCCTCATTCTGTTATGAAAAACGTCTACTCTTAGCACATGAGACAAACTCTGCTACAGCCAAAGCATCAGCCTATGGGGAACTTGGTTGCTTACATAGCCTCATGGGTAACTTTGAGCAAGCAATATCATGTCTAGAAAACCAAATGAGGATAACCCTTGAAGCAAATGACAAAGCAGGACAGGCTGATGCAGCTTGTGGACTTGGTGGTGTTTACCAGCAAATGGGAGAGTTTGAGAAGGCTCTTGAGTTTCATGAGGATGACTTGAAGATTGCAGAGGAAACCAGTAACCTTTCTTGTCAGGGAAGAGCCTTTGGTAATCTAGGAGTGACCCATGAATCTCTGGGTAACTACCAGAAAGCAATCGTTTACCAAGAACAGCATCTTAGTATAGCCGCCCAGGTAAATGATAGAGTAGCTAAAACCTTGGCCTATGCTAGCCTTGGTAGGGTCCACCATGCCCTGGGCAACCACTCTCAAAGTGTCACCTACTTCAAGCAAGGATTGCAGATTGCGAACCAGCTTGGACGCAAAGAGGACGAGGCTAAGATCAGACACCGGCTTGGTCTTGCTCTCTGGTCCATCTCAAAACTTGAGGATGCACAACATGAGCTCTACCGCGCTGCTGAGATTTTTGAGGAAATCCGACGTGATGCCCATGGAAGTGGTGAATACAAGATCTCACTCTTTGATGCCCAGTCTGCCTCTTATCAGGCTCTTCAGCGTGTCTTGGTTGCACTTGACCGTGCAGATGAAGCTTTGGCAGTTGCAGAACGAGGACGAACAAGAGCGTTTGTGGACCTTCTGATGGAAAGACAGAGTGGGAATGAGACAGTTCCTCTAGACACCACTCTAATGACCAATGATCAGATACAGGATCTTGTCAGCAGACAGAGCGCTCACATCCTCTACTTTTCTATTGCAGATGGTCATCTGTACAGCTGGCTAATGAATCCAACTGATG GAATTGTGAAGTTCCATGATTGTGACTTGGCCCACATTGACAAGGACACCAAGCCTGATGACCAATCCTCTACTGCCTCATCCACTACCTCTCTGCCTTCTCTGAACTTGACTAATGGCATTTCCTATTCCTGCACCGCCCTTTTGGAGCAGTACATCAGTCATGCCCGGGAGGCCCTTGGGGTGGACACCCACATCCATTACAACGGGGACATCACCAGTGAGACAGAGTCAGAGGCTGATGAACTTCTGCAACAGCACTTGGAAGAGCTATCTGCCAAACTAGATTCAGACCGTAGTGGCTTCCTCCGCCTCACAAACCGCAATAACATCATCAATAGCTCTTCCCGAAGCATAGCTAGCCTGGCGAGTCAGCTAAGTGGTGGGCTAGGAAGCCTCAATGGAAGCATCGCCAGACGGGAAGCTGCCAACAAGCTTCTTAGGCACAAGTCATGGTCTGGTAAACCTCCATTGAGGGCGCTTTATGATGTCTTGATTGCACCATTAGAAGATGCATTACCACAGCCAAATGGACCTGATACACCCAGAACAGACCTGGTGTTGGTGCTAGAAG GAGACCTGTATTTAGTGCCTTTCTCCATCTTGAAGGGAGGTTCCTCCACTGAATCTTTCCATGAGCGCTTCAATGTTCGGATGGTCCCCTCGCTCCGCGCATTGAACCTCAACTTGTACTGGGAGCAGCGAACTCCAACTAGCAGTGGCATGCAGCCTGCCCTCATTGTTGCCAATCCCAAACTTCCTCCCAGCGTTATCGACAAGTGGGGATGGAGTGGAATGGCTGGGTCTGAACAG GAGGCATCAACAGTGTCAGAACTTTTGGGAGTCAAATCCCTGACTGGTGCCTCGGCTACCAAAGAGGGGGTGCTTCGTGGCATTGAGAGTGCAGAGTGCCTCCATTTTGCGACCCATGTTTCTTGGAAGCTTTCAGCTCTGGTGCTGTCACCCAAAGATCCCACCCACATACAGAGTGCCTCTCCTATCCATCTAACAAG TGCCAATAATCCCAACTCACCTGAGCAGCTGGACCTGAATGACATGAACAGTCCCGAGCCTCATGCCCGGAATGGATCCCGTCCTGACATCCCTTCATTAAGTGACTTCCTCCTAACAGCAGCTGACATTCTGGATCTCCATCTCACAGCCAAGTTGGTGGTCCTCAGTCCATATGGCAACGAGGGGCGTGGCGGTGCCCGCATCACTTCGGACTCTGTCATTGGTCTGGCCCGATCGTTCCTTGCTGCAGGTGCCCAGAGCGTCTTGGTTCCTCTATGGTCCATGCCAGAGTCAGCGGTTCAAGTCTTCATCAGAGCTCTCTATGACAAGCTCCTTGGTGGTAGCAAGGCCAGTCTGGCCGTAGCTGAGGCCATGAAGAGCGTCAGGGAGGTGAAGCAGTTTGCTCATCCATCCAACTGGGCAGGGTTTGCTCTCGTTGGATGTGATGCTAGGTTGAGCAACAAGAGTGCCATGTTTGGTAATGCCCTAGGTGATATCCTAACCACACCTTCAAAGTGCAGAGATGCCCTCAGAGTTCTGCTTCATCTG ATCGAGAAGTCTCTGCAGCGCATCAACCGCGGTCAGACCAATCCCATGTACACCACACAGCTTAGCATCACCAAGAGAGTAGGGCCAGTCCGAGGTTGGCAGGAGCTCCTCAAGTCTGTTGGCTTCAGGTTTGAAGAAGAGATCTCTTCATCCATCCCTCCATCTGTTTTCTTCCCTCAGTCAGATCCAGGGGACAGGCTGCTACAAGCAAGCTCCAGTCTCCAGGCTTTGCTAG gACTGACAAACCAAACCAACTTGGCTATATCCAAGCTTCTTCCATTCCCTGAGGCAGCATTGGAAATCATTGAAATG CTGGGAACATTGCTCATTGAGCTGGAGAAGCTGAGACGGGAGCATAGGGGAGAGAGTCCTGTGCTTGAAGCCAGTAGCTTACACATCCCTAGCTATCTAGAATCCCCTGGAACAGTGCAGAAACACATG CTCCAGCATGTGCAGTCTAAGTACAGTAGAGACGGAGAAGGGGGTATGCAGCTACCAGTCAATGTCAAGCTGTGGCAGACACCGGGGTGTCATGAACTCCTATCTTCATTAG GGTTTGATGTGATAGACATGGGACCAGAGGAAGTTCTTCTCATCACAAGGAAGCAAGTCAGTAGAAGATTCATCCATTACACCTTACAGGGTTTACTGGCTATCTTTA ATCCGTCAGAAGCTCCTAAGACCCTGCCCTTGGAGAGTTTCTCCTCGATGGAGAGCTTGAACTCTGAGACATCAGGTACCTCAATGTCTGGTATGTCTGGGTTCTCTATGTCAGCCATGTCAGGGACATCAATCATCTCCAGTCACTCCCTAAAATCAGGAGATGTGCCGGTGTCCAAACCCCCTAAGGTTTCATCGAGATCCATGATGAGAAGTGTCAAGGAAGGCAGACAGAATCACCTTCATGCAACAACATCCACCCCAAAGGCGCATAACTGGAGAGGAGATTTCTCCAATACTAGCATGAGTTCAATGGGTTTGCACAATCCAGAGTTGTCACCTGTGTCTCCAAGTCCACCTCCTATTCCTGAAGGGCGGAAGGAGAGTGATAGCAACAAGAGTGATAAGCGGTTGGGTCATCTAGGTATTCCTCAAGAGGTCTTGGCCTTCCTGCAGGATGAGAATGCCTTTAGTCCTGAATCGGTGCCACCGCCACTGACATTGAAGGCTGAAAGTCCCGTGTCCATTAGTTCTCAGAGGTCATCCAGAGAATCGTTGATTGGAGGCACAAATTCACCTGTTGCAGGGACAGTTAATCCTGCATTCATTGATGAGACTGATGACATTGTCAGTGAGCGTGGCTATACTCTTGCTGCTTTGAGACGGATGAGTCCGACAGCCAGAGGGAAGCCTGTAGTAAACAGGCCCAGTAGGTCACCATCACCAGGAGATGTCTTCTTGCCAAATGCAGCTGCGACCAGTCTGGGACAGACTTCAAAGAATAGTAGCAGGGGCAACAGCCCATCAGGAAAATCAGCCGTAGCTGGAAGGGCAAGACGACAAAGTAGCACTGACAGTGTTGATAGTACTACTAAGGGTGCCAGGCAAAAAAGCAGGACATCACCTCTGCAGACCCTTGGTCATGAGAACATTGCCATGAAGATTCTGAAGGACACCATGAAGCACATGACTGCTGTAGAACGCATGCAGCAATATTCTGATCTCCAGCACAACAGGGAGAAGCTTCGTAGGAACAGCAGCCAGGATCGAGCTAGCCCCTTGGAACAAGAGACCAAATTCAACAGTACTTCCAGCAACAATAACAACAGCGCTGCCACTAGCAATAAAAGTGCTGCTCAGGTTAATAATCCTGTTTCTGCAACAGTGGTGGAGAGTAAGATACAGCATCATACAGCTAATGCAGAGAGCATGTCGGCTCCTACCACTTCATTGGTTGGACGATTGGAGAAGGCGGGTAGGAAGCCTCCGCCTCCTATCAAAGCTAAACCTCTCTTTGACAAGTCTCGTAATTTGACAGCTAATAACCAAAGCACCCATTCCAAGCCAAATGGTAGCATTCCTCATACGACTAATGGATTTAATCCACAAGGGACCAACTCTATTAATGGTCCCACAAGAACTACTTTTGGACCAATACCATATAGACCCAATAATAGTCATCCAAGAGAATCAAGGACTAGTGATAGTAGTGACAAGAGTTCAGATTACCCTCGTAGTTCTATCTCTAGTGATCCTGACAGCAGCCATCAGACCCCACCATACAACAGTCATTCCATTCATAACAAGTCTACCTTGCCACTAACCAAGCCTATCAGCTACTCTTCACCACCAGACTACAAACAAGTCATGCTGTCACGCCAAAAGAATCTTAATCCAAGTCCCAATAATACTTCAGATCACTCCAGCAGTTCACCATCCACCCAGCTTTCATCAGGTCAGAATATTGGTAGACGACCCGGCAGCGCCCTCAGTACTAACAGTAGCCTCTACTCATCCACATCCTCCATTCAAAGCGTGATACATGTACCAACAGCAGGGTCTGCAAACAGGCAGACACCGCCCCGACAGCTTGCCACTGCCAGACAAGGAAGCCTGGACAGTAATGCTTCAACAGACAGTCTAGGTCTCACCATGTCCCCACGTACACCTCAGTCCCCAAACAGACCGTTGATGAATGGAGGCATCCGCTCACCTCTAGCCTCACCGAGGGATCACACGGTAATGACCAAAGATGGGGAACGGAAGATTGTTGGCCAGAGGGTATTCCAGTCTTCCCCTTGCTAG